In Streptomyces sp. Li-HN-5-11, the sequence CGGTTTCGGGGTCTCCTCCGGACTGGGCGCGGAGGCGGGCCTGGCGACCGCCGTGGTCGCCGGTGCGCTCGCGGCCGTCTTCGGCGGTTCGAATCTGCAGGTGTCGGGGCCGACCGGCGCGATGACGGTCGTACTCGTGCCCATCGTCGGCAGGTACGGCCCGAACGGCGTCCTCACCGTCGGCCTGATGGCGGGCCTGATGCTCGTCGCACTGGCCGCGCTGCGCGCCGGGAAGTACATGCAGTACGTGCCCGCCCCCGTCGTCGAGGGCTTCACCCTCGGCATCGCCTGCGTGATCGGGCTCCAGCAGATCCCGAACGCCTTGGGCGTTCCCAAGCCCCAGGGCGACCGGGTCATGGCCGTCGCCTGGCGAGCGATCGAGGCGTTCGCGAAGGCCCCGAACTGGACCGCGCTCGCCTTCGCGGTCATCGTGGCCGTGGTCATGCTGGTCGGCGCCCGGTGGCGGCCGACGATCCCCTTCTCCATCGTCGCGGTGATCGCCGCGACGATCGTGGCCCAGGTTGCCGGACTGGACGCGGCGAAACCGATCGGCGCCCTGCCGGCGGGGCTGCCGGTGCCCTCGCTGTCCTTCTTGGACATGGGCTCGCTGGGCACCTTGCTGGCCCCGGCCGTCGCGGTCGCGGCCCTGGCCGCGCTGGAGTCGCTGCTGTCGGCCTCGGTCGCCGACGGCATGACCGTGGGACAGAAGCACGACCCGGACCGAGAGCTGTTCGGCCAGGGACTGGCCAACATCGCCGCCCCGCTGTTCGGCGGCGTTCCGGCGACCGGTGCCATCGCCCGCACCGCAGTCAACGTCCGCACCGGTGCGAGCTCCCGGCTCGCCGCGCTCACCCACGCCGCCGTCCTCGCCGTCATCGTCTTCGCCGCGGCACCGCTGGTGTCCAAGATCCCGCTCGCCGCCCTCGCCGGTGTCCTGCTCGCCACAGCGATCCGCATGGTGGAGGTCGGTTCGCTGCGGGCGATGGCCAAGGCGACCCGCTCGGACGCGGTGATCCTCGTACTGACCGCCGTCGCGACGCTCGCCCTGGACCTCGTCTACGCCGTGATCATCGGCTTGGCCGTCGCGGGCGCGCTCGCGCTGCGCGCTGTGGCCAAGCAGGCCAGCCTCGACCAGGTGCCGCTCGACCGGGGCGACCACAGCACCGAGGAACACGCCCTGCTCGCCGAGCACATCGTCGCCTACCGCATCGACGGACCGCTGTTCTTTGCGGCCGCCCATCGCTTCTTGCTGGAGCTGACCGAAGTGGCGGACGTCCGCGTGGTGATCCTGCGCATGTCCCGGGTCTCGACCATGGACGCGACCGGCGCGCTGGTCCTCAAGGACGCGGTCGAGAAACTCAACCGACGCGGCATCCTCGTCCTCGCCTCCGGCATACGTACCAGCCAGCGCCAGGTCCTCGACTCCGTCGGCGCGCTGGAACTGCTGCGCCACGAGGGCAGGGAATACGGCACCACGCCCGAGGCGATCCAAGGCGCCCGCGGTCACCTGGAGCGCGCCGGAGTCCTGCCCGCCATCCCCGCCCCCGCGACCAGTCCCTCGCCGGAGGAAGCCATCCGATGAGCGCGTCTCCCAGCCCCCTGCGCATGCTGGATCTGTCCGGCGCCGAGGCGCTGTGGCTGCTGGAGGGCGACAGCCTGGGGCGTCTTCTGTACGTCCTTCGGGGGAAGCCCGTCATCCGCCCGGGCCGGCACGTCTTCGAGTACGGCCGGCTGGTCGTGCGGACGCCCGCCCCGACCCTGGCGATGCCCGAGACCGTGACGTACTGCGTCGACGAGATCCAGGAAGCGACGGGTATCGGCTGGACCGTGACCGTGGCCGGTCCCGCCGAAGTGATCAGGGATCGCGACGAGGTCGCCCACTGTCGGCGCACCCTGGCCGGCTGGGTCCACGGTCCGCACGACGCGGTCCTGCGGATCCACCCCAAAACCGTCACCGGATTCCGCCTCGCCCACCCGGAGGTGTGATGTCGACGCAGCTGGAAGCCCTGCCGTACCGGCATGTGCTCACGCTGCCCAGCGAACCGTCCGCGGTCCGGATCGCCCGCGAGACCGCGGAGTTGGCGCTGGTGGAGTGGCGGATCGGCCTGCGTCACCCCACGATAGGACCGGCCCTGCTGATCCTCAGCGAACTCGTCACCAACAGCGTCCGGCACGCCGCCGTCCTCTCCCCGCAGCTCACGGTGATCTACGCGGCGGGCAAGGACTGCCTCGCCTTTGCCGTCCACGACCGCCACCCCTACCAGCCGCCGCTGTACGGATCAGTGGCCGCACGCAGTACGGGCGGTCTCGGCATCGTCAAGGAGCTCGTTCACGGCCTGAACGGCACCGCGGTCGTCCGACCGGACACCGACGGCGGGGGCAAGAGCGTATGGATCAGTCTCCCCCTCTGACACCCCCGATCCCCGACCGGCCGATGCCGCAAGGAAGTTCACGACGATGACCATCGACTGGCGTTACACCGTCGAGGAGAACCTCGGCATCCTGTCCGTCGCCGGATACCTGGGCCCGGATGCCGTCCGGCGCTTCGACGGCGCCATCGGCCGGGTCGTCACCCGCGGTACCGGTCCGGTCATCGTCGACCTGAGCCAGCTGCGAAGCTGGTCCGCCGAGGGCCAACTGGCGATCACCGATGCCGCCCACCGCCTCGCGGAGGCGGGCCGGAGCCTGGAGCTGGCGGCTATCCCCGCCGACGGGTCCCTCGTCCCGGACGGGGACCGCCCGCTCACCCCGGTGCACGCCAACTTGGCCGCCGCGCTTGCCGCGCACAGCGCGGAGCTCGGGGAGCAGACGGAGGGACGCCACGAGTGGCGTACGACGGGGTGGCCGGCGGCGGACCAGGCAGCCGAGTAATCCCCGGTGGCCAGGTGCGCGGTCAGCTGCGGTCGCTTTCCGGCGCCTGCCGAGCGGGACGGCCCACGAGGGGCAGCTTGAACATGTGGTGGCCGCAGCGCGGGCAGTTGCCGTCCTGGCCGAGGGCAGCAGGGCGGCACTTCAGGCGGCAAGAGGGGACGTGAGCCAGGTGATGCCTGCGCCGCACAGTGGGGCAATCCTCACGGAACCCTCGTCTTCACTCTGGATTCGGCGGCTCCTCGGAGTGGATTCGGCCTGGCCGGTATCGCACGCGAGGATGGGTCGTATGTTCTTGACGAGTGGGTGGATGCGATGCGCCGAGGCCCGGCCGGTGGGGCCGTGCTGTGGTGTCGAGAAGGAGACGGCACGATGAGTAGGCCGCTGTACCAACTGAAGGCCGAGTTCTTCAAGACGCTCGGTCACCCGGCCCGGATCCGCGTCCTGGAACTGCTGAGCGAGCGCGAGCATGCCGTCGCTGAGATGCTGCCCGAGGTGGGTGTCGAGCCCGCACACCTGTCCCAGCAGTTGGCGGTGCTGCGTCGGGCGAACCTGGTCAAGACGCGTAAGGAGGGGTCGACCGTGTACTACTCCCTGACCAGTCCCCACGTCGCCGAACTCCTCCAAGTCGCCCGCACCATCCTCTCCGGCGTGCTGGCCGGGCAGGCCGAACTGCTTGCCGACTTGCAGGCGGCCCAGCTGGAAGCGAAGCCGCCGTCGTAGCGACAGCCATCGGACGGCGATCACCTTCGGGATTTGGACGGCGCGCTCTGCGCCAAGTGTCTGCGCCAGCTCGGCAGGCGGGTGGCTCGGGTGCAGGTGCGCTACGTGATGCGGGGTTCTGAAACGCGCTGCGAGTTCGAGATCGCCACGCCTTCAACCTGGTGTGCGACGCGGCGCGATACGGGGCACGGCTGGTGGCGTCACCCCTGCACGCGGACGTGGCGCTGGTGACCGGCCCCGTGACACGGAGCAGAGGCATTGCGCCGCGCTCCAGTCCGCATGGCGGTAACGGGGATGCTCGTCCCGCTCAGCCGCCCGGCCCCGGCTCGAAGAGCTTCGCGTCATGACTTCTGCTGAACCGGTGCCATGCGGTCGGCTCCATTTGGCCACAGAACCTCGACGTCGATGCCGCTGCTCCGGGCGAAGGCCACGAGATGGGCAGTTGCGTCCCGGCCGTTGGAAGGGGATCCGTCCCACACCGCCAGCAGCCGGGCGCACGAGCGCAGCAGGTTCTCGTCCGCCCCCACACAGGCACTGCGGTCGGACGGGTCGTACTCCAGCAGTCGCACCCGCTCCGACAGCAGCAACAATTCCCCGGCCGCCTTGCGATCGTCCGACTCCAGCACATCGGGCACGCCGTTCATGGAGGGCAGGACGGTCACCAGCGCCAGTCCCGCGGCGCGGGCAGCCCGCCCGAAGGCGACTGGCAGACCCTGCCCGGCACGCACCAGCCCCGCCTTGCCCGCTCGTGCGAACTCGACCAGGCGCCGACGCAGTTCCTCCTCCAACATCTCCAACGTGGGCGCGGTGAGGTCAGGGTGTCCCACAACAGCGATCACTTCGGACAGTCCTTTCTCCCGCACCGAGTTGAAGAAGCCTTCACGGGGACAGCTGATCCTCGCTGGCCGGAAGGAAGCGGGCCATAGGGCCGCGGGGCCGCAATCCGGGCCGGTCGGCCCTTGTCACGGGTGCGCGTGCCATCGCCGGTTCACTTGTGCGCGTGGTCGCCCAGGTAGAAGAGGAGCATCACCCACGCGGCGATGATGTGCGTGCCGAAGATGTAGAAGCCCACGCGGATCGCGACGCCGCGCTCGATCCACCCGTCTCTGTCCTTGAGTCGTGTCTTCCGCTTCTGTTCCTTGCTCGCAGACTCGTCCGGCGCTTGTTCGGTCACGGTGTCGTCTCCCTGCTTCCTGTGATGTCCACGTCGCTACGACGGCAGGCCGAACCACACGACGACGACCTTGCCGTCATGGTCCACGGCGGGTTCGGTCTTGATGCCGCCGTGGTGGCCGGCGGCGAGTTCGGCCACCATGCGCAGTCCCGCGCCCATGCCCTCGTCGCTGAGATCCGGCAGTGTCGGCTCGGCGTCCGCGACGCTGACCACCAACTGTCCGGCCACGATCGCTATCCCCACGTCGATGGCCGGCGAGCGAGGGGCGTGCCTCAGCACGTTCGTGACCAGCTCGCTGACCACCAGCAGCACCGCGTCGGCGAACGCCGAGTTGGCCGCGACGCCGACCGCGGGCAGGTGCCGGGACGCCGCTTCCCGGGCTCGTCGTACGGCCTCCGGCGCCATCGTCACCGAGGCGAGGTGACGCCGTACCGGTGTCGGAACATGCCCTCTATGGCTGCCGCGGGTCTGCCCTTCCTCCACGGCAGTCGGAATCTATTCCCGTTGCTCACCGTGCTGTCTCCGCCTCGCGCAGTTCGTCCAGCAGGTCCTGCCGCCCAGCCAGGAGAACGGCCAGGATCCGCCGTGCGGCGGCGAGGAGCTCCGCCACGTCGCCGCCCGCCAGCTCGTAGACGACCGTCGATCCGGTACGCGTCGCGGGCCCGGCCGGTGCCATTCCGTCCTCCAGCGCGGCGCAGGCCGCGCCGACCGCGCCGCACGAGTCGTGCCCGAGCACCACGACCAGCGGACAGCCCAGGACATCCACGCCGTACTCGATGCTGCCCAAAACTTCTGCACCTACGACGTGGCCCGCGGTGCGCACCACGAACAGGTCACCCAGGCCGCGGTCAATAATGATCTCAGCGGCCAGCCGTGAGTCGGAACACCCGAACAGCACGGCGAAGGGCTGCTGGCCTGGTGCGATCTCAGCGCGGCGGGTGGCGTCCTGGTTCGGATTGGCGCAGCCGTTCACGGAACCAGGACCGCGTGAGAAAGTCCATCGCCCCGTCGACCCGCGCAACCGAACCATCGCCGGCCACGGTCGTCTCGACGTAGGGAACACTCCTCACGACGCGCACCACACCGTCTCACCAAGGGCCGTAGAACTCCGCGGACCCTGATCCGCCGTCATCGGACGTTCCACCCGCGACCAGCGCGACACACCAGACCGGCACGTGGCCTTCACCGCGGACACCGCTTCGAACACGATGCCGGCAGAGCCCCTGGGGCGGTCGGCGGGTGAACAGGGACATCCGGCCCCTGCCTGCACCGCGTTCCCGCGGGTTGACTGACGGTTACAGGCGCCGACCGCATTCCGCCGACGCTGTGCCGTGCGCACCCCGCTGCCGCCCATGGCTCGCGGTCGCCGCACACCTCTTGATCACAGTTGACCGTCCGTGACAGCGGGCGGCAGAACGGAGGGACGTCATGACCGACGCTCCGCAGCAGTCCCGGGCCTACCTCGTCGGCGGCGGTATCGCCTCCCTGGCGGCCGCCGCCTTCCTGATCCGCGACGGCGGCTTCCCCGGCGAGAACATCCACATCCTCGAGGAACTCCCGCTCGCAGGCGGCTCGATGGACGGCCGCAGCGAGCCGGATGGATACGTCAGCCGGGGCGGCCGCATGCTGGAGGACGAGGCATACACGTGCCTGTGGAACCTCCTGGAGACCATCCCCACCCTCACCGACGAGACCATGTCGGTGCGCGAGGAGATCCGCGAGTTCAGCGCCAAGTGGCCCACCAACGCCGAGGCCCGCCTGATCGGCAAGGGCGCCGAGATCCTTGACGCGTCCGACTACGGCCTCGACACCCGCGACCGCCTGGAGTTGACCCGACTGCTCGTGCTCCCGGAGGCAGTGATCGGCGCGCGCCGGATCGAGGACTTCTTCTCCCCGCACTTCTTCGAGACCAACTTCTGGGCAATGTGGCGTACCACGTTCGCCTTCCAGAACTGGCACGGCGCCATCGAGCTCAAGCGCTACTTCCTGCGCTTCATGCAGGAGTTCCCGCGTATGCACACCCTCGCGGGCGTACGCCGCACCCGGCTCAACCAATACGACTCCATCATCCGCCCGCTGCAGACCTGGCTGAAGGAGCGCGGCGTACGCTTCGAACACGGCGTCCGCGTCACCGACGTCGACTTCACCACCGAGGAGGACGGCAGCCGGCGGGTGCGACGCCTCCACCTCGACCGCGCCGGACAGCCGGGCGCGTACGACCTCGGGGATGGCGACTATGCCTTCCTCACCCTCGGCTCGATGACCGCCGACGCCGCCTACGGCAGTGATGACACCGCACCCGAGCTGATCCGCGACAAGCGTGACGGCGGCTGGCGGCTGTGGGAGACCATCGCTGCCAAGGCCGGCGACTTCGGGCGCCCGGCCGCCTTCTACGGCAACGTGGACGAGGCCAAGTGGGAGTCCTTCACCCTCACCATGCGCAGCCCCCTGCTCCTGCACCGCATCGAGGAACTGTCCGGCAACCTCCCCGGCACCGGCGCGCTCATGACGTTCAAGGACTCCAACTGGCTGATGTCCATCGTCGTACCGCACGCCCCGCACTTCGACGGCCAGCCCGAAGACGTCTACACCCTGTGGGGCTACGGCCTCTTCGTCGACAACGAGGGCGACTTCGTCGGCAAGACGATGGCCGAGGCCACCGGCCGGGAGATCCTCACCGAACTCCTCAATCACCTCGGCCTGTGGGACATCGAGGAGCAGGTCGCGGCGACGACAACCGTGATCCCGGTGATGATGCCGTACATCACCAGCCAGTTCGCCCCGCGCACGGTCCACGACCGGCCCCTGGTCATCCCGCACGGCGCCGCGAACTTCGCATTCCTCGGCCAGTTCACCGAGATCCCGGAGGACGTCGTCTTCACCGTCGAGTACTCAGTCCGCGGCGCCATGCACGCCGTCTACGGCCTGCTCGCCCTCGACGACCACGACAAGTTCGGCCCTGTTCCAGGTGACGGCTCACCGGAATGATCGATGTGCCGGCCGGATCCGCGTGACGGATCCCGGCTGTGACGGTGAACACCGTCCCTCTACCTATCCACATCTCAGGGGAGTTCCATGCTTTCGCCCGAGTCGGCCGCTGTCGTCCGTGCCACCCTGCCCGCCGTCGGCGGCGCCCTGGACGAGATCACGACGCGCTTCTACGGCAGCATGTTCGCCGAGCAGCCCGAACTGCTGGACGGCCTGTTCAACCGCGGCAACCAGGCCAGCGGCGAGCAGCGTCGGGCGCTGGCCGGATCCATCGCAGGCTTCGCCCAGGCCCTGCTGGCCAACCCCGACGCCCGCCCCGACGCGCTCCTGGCCCGGATCGCCCACAAGCACGCCGCGCTTGGCGTCACCGAGGACCAGTACACGATCGTCCACAAGTACCTCTTCCGCGCCATCGGCGACGTCCTGGGCGACGCGGTCACCCCGGAGGTGGCCGGCGCCTGGGACGAGGTGTACTGGCTGATGGCCGGCGCCCTCATAGCCCAGGAGGCCCGCCTCTACCAGGAAGCGCAGGTCGACCCGCGCAAGCCGTGGCGCCAGTGGACCGTGGTGGAACGCCGGGAGGAGACCCCCGAGGTCGCCTCCTTCCTGCTGCGCCCCGCCGACGACGACCCCCTGCCCCAGGCACGCGCCGGCCAGTACGTCAGCGTCAAGGTGCTCATGCCCGACGGCATCCACCAGACCCGCCAGTACAGCCTGTCCAACGCCCCCGGCGACCGCCTGCGGCGCATCACCGTCAAGCGGGTGGCGAGCGTCGCCGACGCCCCCGAGGGCGAGGTCTCCAACCAGTTGCACCGCACCGTACGAGCCGGCGACGAGCTCACCCTGTCTGCCCCGTTCGGAGACGTGGTCCTCGACGACGCCGACACCCCGCTGCTGCTGGTCTCCGCCGGCATCGGCTGGACCCCGATGGCCGCCATGCTCGAACACCTCGCCGCCACCGGCTCGACCCGCCCGGTGTGGGTCCTGCACGCCGACCGCACCCCCACCGACCATGCCCTGCGCGCCGACACCCGGCGCTTGGTCGAGCAACTGCCCGACGCGAGGGCCGAGTTCTGGTACGAGCAGGACGCGTCCGAGGAACCCGGCTCCCACGCGGGGCTGATGGACCTCGACGGCCTGGACCTGCCCGCCGACGCCGACGTCTACCTGTGCGGCTCGCTCCCCTTCATGCGCGCCGTCCGCACCCAGCTGCTCAAGGCCGGAATTCCCGCCCGCAGCATCCGCTACGAGGTCTTCGGCCCCGACCTGTGGCTGGCGCACGCGGAAGGGTGAGCGCGGCTGAGCTGCGGTCCACGTCCTTCTCCCCTCGTACGACCGGGGGTGCAGGGCTGGGCCGTTCCGCCGCTCAGGCGTTACCGCTCTTCGCGGCCTGGACTTTTCCTGTCCGGCCGACGTGTCCGGTCATGGCGTGCGCTGCAGGGTGAAGAGCGGGGGCACCCGTGCCTCGATGAGGTGGGGCCCGGGCTCGGCGAGGGCCTTGGCGAGTTGGAGGGTGAATTCCTCGGCGGTGGTGGCGCGGGAGGTGGGCACGCCCATCCCCTGGGCGAGTTCCGCGAAGTTCAGGTTCGGCCGGGACAGGTCCAGCAGGTCCCGGCTGGCCCGCCTGCGGTGCCCGCTGTCCGCGACCTGGGCCAGGCGCTCGTACTCCATCTCCAAGACGGAGTAGGACTGGTTGGCGTAGACGACCGTGGTGACGTCGAGTTCTTCCCGCGCGATGGTCCACAGCGCTTGGAGGGTGTACATGGCGCTACCGTCGGCCTCCAGACACACCACGGGCCGGCCGGGGCAGGCGATCGCGGCGCCGGCGGCCAGCGGCAGGCCCTGGCCGATGGCGCCGCCGGTGAGGGACAGCCAGTCGTGCTGCGGGGCGCCGGCGGTGGCCGCGGGCAGCCACAGGCCGGAGGTGTTGGCCTCGTCCACCACGATCGCGCCCTCGGGCAGCAGCGCCCCCACGGCGGCGGCGACCGCTTCGCCGGTCAGTTCGCCCGTGGGCGGCTGCGGCCTGGCCGCGGAGGTGGTGGCCGGGGCCGTGTGCGGCACCAGATCCGTCAGGTGCGCGAGGGCGCCTGCGACGTCGTCGCCCGGGCCGGCCAAGGTGTGGACGTGGCAGTCACCGGGGGCGAGGAGGCCGGGCTGCCCCGGGTAGGCGAAAAACGAGACCGGAATGTGGGCACCGACCAGCACCAGGTGCTGCAGGCCCTGGAGTTGGGCGCGCGCACCCTCGGGCAGGTAGCCGAGCCGCTCGAGGGCCGGAAGGCCCGCCCCGCGCTCCAGGCGTGCCGGGAAGGTCTCACACAGCAGGCGGGCGCCGGTGGCGGCGGCGATGCGTGCCGCCGCGCGCAGTGCCGGCGCGCGAGTGGCAGTGCCACCGAGCAGGAACGCGGTCGGTGCCGCGGAGCGCAGGGCGGCGATGATGGCGGTCATGGCGTCGTCGGGGACGGCGCTGGGCCGTGCGGACGGCCGCGGCGGTGCCGGAGAGGCGCCGGGAGACCAGGAGATGTCGGCGGGCAGGATCAGGGTGGCCACCTGCCCGGGGGACGTCATGGCGGCGGCCACCGCGGCGGCGGTGTCTACACCGGCGGATGCCGTGTCACGGCACCGGTGCACCCAGCCGGAGACGGTACCGGCCAGCGCGTCGATGTCCGACTCGAGCGGGGCGTCGAGCTGTTTGTGGTGCGTGGCGTGGTCGCCGACCAGGTTGACCAGCGGTGTGGCCGCGCGCCGGGCGTTGTGCAGGTTGGCCAGGCCGTTGCCGAGGCCCGGCCCGAGGTGCAGCAGAGTGGCGGCGGGACGGCCGCTCATCCGGCCGTAGCCGTCGGCCGCCCCGGTGGCGACGCCTTCGAACAGGCAGGGTACGGCCCTGGCCGTCGGCTCTTCGTCGAGCGCGGCGACCAGGTGCATCTCGGACGTGCCCGGGTTGGCGAAATACACCTCAACTCCGCACCCCCGCAAGGTGGCAACGACCGCTTGGGCACCGTTCATGTCACATCACGTCCTCGTGTGGCGGCGGTTGTGCGGAACCAGAGAGGAAGCAACGCCTGGCGGTTCGAGTGGGCCTCAGTCGAACAGGACGTCGGGGTTGAGGATTCCGCCTGGGTCGAAGGCGTGCTTGATCCGGCGCATCAGCTCGACCTTGACCGGGCCCGCCAGGTTCAGGAAGTACGGCTTCTTGGCCCGGCCGATCCCGTGCTCGCCGGAGACGGTCCCGCCGCGTGCCAGGCCGGCCCGGAACAGCCGGCGCAGCACCTCCTCGCGGCGGATGGGGTCGGGCTGGAAGACCGACAGGTGGACGTTGCCGTCGCCGGCGTGACCGCACCCGGTGACCAGCGACCCGGTGTACTCGGCGGCGGCGTGGGCGGCGGCCAGTAGGCCGTGCAGCTCGCCGCGCGGCACGACGATGTCCACGATGTCGTCGGCACCGGCTGCCTTCGCTGTCCAGAAGGCACGCTCGCGGGCCTCGGTGAGTTTCCTCGCGGCTGCCGTGGGCAGCACGAAGACATCCGCCGCGCCAAGGTCGAGCAGTTGCCCGCCAGCCGTCTCGACATCCTCCTCGAGGCGCCGCGCGGAGTGGTTCTCCAGGACGACGAGCAGGTAGGCGAGCGCGTCGCGACGCACGGAGTCGGGGATGCCCAGCCCCATGTCCTGGTCCTCTGTGATGGCCGCCATCGCCAGCAGGTCCACGTACTCCACGGCGGCCGGGTCCAGGCCTTCGGCCGCGAGCGGCGGGACGGCCCGGAAGGCGTCTTCCGGCGACGTGAACGCCGCCAGCACGGTGGTGGTGTGGCCGGCCCGGGGCCGCAGCCTGAGTGTCGCCTCGGTGACCAGGGCCAGGGTGCCCTCGGAGCCGACGAGCAACTGGGTCAGGTCGTAGCCGGTGGACGTCTTGATGTACTTGCCGCCGGTGCGTACGACCTCACCGGACGCCAGGACCGCCTCGACGCCGAGCACGTGATGGCGGGTGACGCCGTGCCGCACGGCGTACATCCCTCCGGCGTTGGTGGCGATGGTGCCGCCGACGCTGGCCGTGGGCTCGCCGAGCCGCACCGGGTAGCACAGCCCGTGCTCGGCGGTCTGGCGGTCGAGTGCGTCCAGGGTGACGCCGGGCTGGACGACGGCCACGTGGTTGACCGCGTCCACCTCCACGATGCGGTTCATCCGTTCGAACGAGACCGTGATCCCGCCAGGTCGGGGCACACATCCTCCCGACATCCCGGTCCCCGAGCCGCGGGCGGTCACCGGGATCCCGGCCTTGCCGGCGATTCTCAACACGTCCGCCACCTCGGCGGCAGTGGCGGGCCGCGCCAGGTATGCGGGCGCCTGCCGGGTGGCAGCCAGCGACTCGTCACCTGCGTACTCGGCCGGGATGTCGGCCCCCGTCAGGACGTGCCGTGCCCCCACAGCGTCAGCCAGTAACGCTTCGGTGTCCGCCATCGTGTGTGCCTCCTCGTCCCCTGATTCCCCGCAGATCCTGGCCGCCCGCATTTCCCGAGGCAGGGGGCCGTCCGGCCCTCATCCCGGGCCATAGGGACCAAGATTCCTTCTGCGCCGGTGTGCGGCGGCGGCGTAGCCTGTGCACGTTCTTACGTTCAGCCGTGGGCTGGCCTGAGTGGCTCCTTGCCGGTGGGGCTGTGGCAGGGATTCCGGTGACGGATGCGGAGGAACTCCGGTGCGGGTCGGATGCCCCAACGCCGCCTGCCCTCGCCGGGCCGCCGGCAACGACACCTGTCTCGACTCGCCGGCTGAAGCGCGAACGCGTACCCACCGGACGGCCGGGGCCGTGGCAGGGGCCGGGCTCGCGCCCCTGTCGGCCGGACATACCAGGGCCCAGCGGAGCGGGTCGGCACTGCAACTGCAGCCGATCATCACCAGCCGAGGGCGCCTGTAGCACCGGGCGGCGTCCGGTGCCGTCCGGCGTCCGGTGCCGTCCGGCGGACAGTGCAACAGCCGCCTACGTGGGCGGAGGCGTTGCACCAGAGTCTCCACCGCGTTCGACTCGCGGGATTGCCCGCGTCAGGTCCTGCGGCGGGTGGCTCCAGCGAAGTCAGCCGCCGCGGTGCGTGACTCAGGTGCGGCCGGCTCAGGCTGCCGCGGGTCCGCCGGCGGTCGTGGACTCCGGAGCAGGGAGCATGGTCAGCAGCATGATGGTGGGTTCGGTGGCGCGGACGGTGTGGGGCAGCCGGGCGGACAGGTGGATCCAGCTGCCGGGCGTCGCCTCTGTTTTCTCGTCGCCCAGAACGAGCTCGAGGCGGCCTTGGATGACCTGGATGACGACGGGCAGGGCCGAGGTGTG encodes:
- a CDS encoding acetolactate synthase large subunit, with amino-acid sequence MNGAQAVVATLRGCGVEVYFANPGTSEMHLVAALDEEPTARAVPCLFEGVATGAADGYGRMSGRPAATLLHLGPGLGNGLANLHNARRAATPLVNLVGDHATHHKQLDAPLESDIDALAGTVSGWVHRCRDTASAGVDTAAAVAAAMTSPGQVATLILPADISWSPGASPAPPRPSARPSAVPDDAMTAIIAALRSAAPTAFLLGGTATRAPALRAAARIAAATGARLLCETFPARLERGAGLPALERLGYLPEGARAQLQGLQHLVLVGAHIPVSFFAYPGQPGLLAPGDCHVHTLAGPGDDVAGALAHLTDLVPHTAPATTSAARPQPPTGELTGEAVAAAVGALLPEGAIVVDEANTSGLWLPAATAGAPQHDWLSLTGGAIGQGLPLAAGAAIACPGRPVVCLEADGSAMYTLQALWTIAREELDVTTVVYANQSYSVLEMEYERLAQVADSGHRRRASRDLLDLSRPNLNFAELAQGMGVPTSRATTAEEFTLQLAKALAEPGPHLIEARVPPLFTLQRTP
- a CDS encoding FAD-binding oxidoreductase, whose translation is MADTEALLADAVGARHVLTGADIPAEYAGDESLAATRQAPAYLARPATAAEVADVLRIAGKAGIPVTARGSGTGMSGGCVPRPGGITVSFERMNRIVEVDAVNHVAVVQPGVTLDALDRQTAEHGLCYPVRLGEPTASVGGTIATNAGGMYAVRHGVTRHHVLGVEAVLASGEVVRTGGKYIKTSTGYDLTQLLVGSEGTLALVTEATLRLRPRAGHTTTVLAAFTSPEDAFRAVPPLAAEGLDPAAVEYVDLLAMAAITEDQDMGLGIPDSVRRDALAYLLVVLENHSARRLEEDVETAGGQLLDLGAADVFVLPTAAARKLTEARERAFWTAKAAGADDIVDIVVPRGELHGLLAAAHAAAEYTGSLVTGCGHAGDGNVHLSVFQPDPIRREEVLRRLFRAGLARGGTVSGEHGIGRAKKPYFLNLAGPVKVELMRRIKHAFDPGGILNPDVLFD
- a CDS encoding cupin domain-containing protein; amino-acid sequence: MSATVIPDLTAELPLADDGTLSRVLYRDDRLRVVGFAFATGQELTEHTSALPVVIQVIQGRLELVLGDEKTEATPGSWIHLSARLPHTVRATEPTIMLLTMLPAPESTTAGGPAAA